A single genomic interval of Drosophila virilis strain 15010-1051.87 chromosome 2, Dvir_AGI_RSII-ME, whole genome shotgun sequence harbors:
- the Mical gene encoding F-actin-monooxygenase Mical isoform X1, which translates to MSRQHQRHHQQQLQQQQQQQQQQQLLTAQQQQQQALLMAEHAAAAEAAELFDLLCVATTMRQILALHRAMCEAVGLRPSPLNDFYPKLKAKVRSWKAQALWKKFDARAAHRVYGKGNACTGTRVLVIGAGPCGLRTAIEAQLLGAKVVVLEKRDRITRNNVLHLWPFVITDLRNLGAKKFYGKFCAGSIDHISIRQLQCMLLKVALLLGVEIHEGVGFDHPVEPSGDGTGWHAAVTPADHAVSNYEFDVLIGADGKRNMLDFRRKEFRGKLAIAITANFINKKTEAEAKVEEISGVAFIFNQAFFKELYSRTGIDLENIVYYKDETHYFVMTAKKHSLIDKGVIIEDMADPAELLAPANVDTQKLHDYAREAAEFSTQYQMPNLEFAVNHYGKPDVAMFDFTSMFAAEMSCRALVRKGCRLLQCLVGDSLLEPFWPTGSGCARGFLSSMDAAYAIKLWSNPQNSTLGVLAQRESIYRLLNQTTPDTLQRDISAYTVDPATRYPNLNRESVNSWQVKHLIDTDDPSILEQTFMDTHAIQLPHVETPGRRKRRSGDTLPQGATLLRWISAQLAAFQFAADLKEPSDVFRNGRVLCALINRYRPDLIDYAATKDMSPLECNELAFAVLERELHIDRVMSAKQSLELTDVESRIWLNYMDQICELFRGEIPHIKHPKMDFSDLRQKYRINHTHAPPDFSKLLQTKAKAKSPMQDAVDVPTTVQRRSVLEEERAKRQRRHEQLLNSGGVAAGAAAASSAGSSNLQQAQSDTPRRSKKRRQADKTANIEERQQRLQEIEENRHDRMSRRRQQRFHQTQNFYKSLQLLQAGKLLREGDGVAEGVAEDGTPFEDYSIFLYRQQAPVFNDRVKELERKLLFPDRERGDIPSAVPRNAADEQFSDRIKNMEQRMTARAGHGSDKKPKDLMRAIGKIDSTDWNVREIEKKIELSKKTEIHGPKGREKVPKWSKEQFQARQHKMSKPQRQDSREAEKFKEIDTTLKNLDKQLKEGHNLDVGERGRNKVASIAGQFVKKDETNSDEKNASSNATTNTNNTVIPKSSSKVALAFKKQAASEKCRFCKQTVYLMEKTTVEGLVLHRNCLKCHHCHTNLRLGGYAFDRDDPQGRFYCTQHFRLPPKPMPQRVSKARRSAAAQPVSPAAQQTPAAGAAAAADAVQAMDTTPARDQVDLLETSRAPASADAMSDDEANVIDEHEWSGRNFLPESNNDSQSELSSSDESDTESDSEMFEEADDSPFGAQTLQLASDWIGKQYCEDSDDSDDFYDSSEGIADDGKDDTEGEEFKKARELRREEVRLQPLPVNLPTDTETEKLKLNVENKENVERGSIKSANSFESAQSQPSTPVAPPTRAQVEQLERNAPRKFSSEIEAISEKLYHLNNMVKMNKDLEVLAKENLVKSDILRKLTLKEKWLAENAAIAAGMASPMKTPIAAAAATATAPPKSKFDEKYEKVVSPPQAVVEPKPKPVIDFNLEELKPRKPNFEERPKELLKKPESLKKPAQLSPKPERKSSANVSRSSSMKSNASSKSSPRPRKKVPLPNDNRMQIERILGTVKKLQRQHSSDQDEEMDIDDDADADSQTNTQMSSKLKEIGASSFAGTMDHIKSQLVMPTVHTANVDLSKYFPNQKEEKSSSGNTNKNQKTLKDVDLAKYFPSSPAPQRRAVDTVAERLKKSQTEASIPQSQVAQEPKDAHSKTETKTKPVPPKRQASLNTFSLRDHQLDGALDLSKKKTPVKVATVSKTPSKTTSATTLAKATTTPKGKIKIIKKIVPKGTKAKKAAAAAAAAVGPESKPEKQPPRDEAERILDEILADGESRSPSSDYQKLFNDEKSPSDLSDKIERILEETGLDLELGLPRRNSKKLLKTKSLGEGDFDLQPKRLSGVQNILKRFESMSSVNSQQSDEQASFKLRRMESSTSNMSSLNRSRESLVSASDSMSDLERTMDYLRNEWRNEATNFLQKKRDRFFAQKEEQQKQLEIKPEPARGHELPVQYRDSKLAKFFGLASRKSPEKRKSPIKKEKSPSKKRTSPNKSQKTAKANNSLEELAKISNARQAKQAQKSPAKVAGGTVNKIERKIEVRPAKPATPVPDDFEILDLLDKATAAKELERSQTKSPLVEEVPQQTINEAVNIETETPPTRPVVEDIKNLPKTGCDKSLNSSRRGSQSSLVLSRRQSDISLTEKLNLDALEALHSIEMERNVEHVDEVFQSMVEAMDQTPDNVVDDDVDADSLCTTISKSPSAQPITVVKRGSSEEQSIEKLFGNFSDEMLVNVEFDSNDELIGITPSVNPIAGSSEERDIVDKLDSLERDEIPMSRMEEPNRFINKENAGVDEVDSAHFPARPQRRQKSSSSSSEPTLPVAPQRLKKKLAKLDPENMPPSVQDLLQQLHVKTLQPEKEKLQSGAAEETLKFPRLLQEEDVVDHVEKETPKPKENGLNKVKSGRIPEILIEQPQSSLTKSAGSQNNSIKSENSSHSSLNEAPKLVTPPKVRSKENSLDWDMEKLPASPMPRRKQPLIPTSKEGSLEWDMEKLPNSPMAPRRRLPTSKQYDVSPSSSIQLLNNLSSLDDDAERAEERLIQEFERERRQALLKRDESFEAAAAEQRRRDSQQSSSNSSGNNSNGKRNLPPPTPPQTSVRRGTTQASSSRRESTKREGTPPMFKKLDLGDDSNSTIGSTSASTRRSSFAFIELQDNKPVIVPMPKKLHLPKLEAPKYVPEVSADDEPVPEVFKDRVWPNQHITGVHPDSEDEDEEQELKNKLPEYARSDSPPCAAFENRQWPDGKTIFEQSQRSDSLEADDVLSLLKSKRSSNKRFNNKPRSQSPQPFKPLAASSRQESKSFSDLKTGAPASASMQSLSARSSQDTDTRSTTATVATSRPLSYVNYDESVDASMRALLDRSKRLHNRKRDFVNERVVERNPYMRDVIRSTERTKDYDFEPDEELSSYRPRHYTSSMPAKATPTTSRFPSSISNYARSPAPRSTYDYLSNVGNSSDYLSRRPYSALGPTSTSSFYPSTAATSSTHLTDLFRRRSPASMSSYGRSDYGLPASKESYKPNPRAHRPTKLSLTLQQKYPPIQSSTMTRSYGRHQKSLLTIHI; encoded by the exons ATGAGCCGCCAGCATCAGcggcaccaccagcagcagctgcagcaacaacagcagcagcagcaacagcaacagctgctgacggcacaacagcagcaacaacaggcgCTGCTGATGGCAGAACATGCCGCCGCCGCGGAGGCCGCCGAGCTGTTCGATCTGCTTTGTGTGGCAACCACAATGCGCCAAATATTGGCTCTGCATCGAGCCATGTGCGAGGCGGTGGGGCTGCGTCCATCGCCGTTGAACGATTTTTACCCGAAGCTCAAGGCCAAGGTGCGATCGTGGAAAGCGCAGGCGCTGTGGAAAAAATTCGATGCACGTGCCGCACATCGTGTCTATGGCAAGGGCAATGCCTGTACTGGCACTCGTGTCCTGGTCATTGGCGCCGGGCCCTGTGGTCTGCGCACGGCCATTGAGGCGCAACTGCTGGGTGCCAAGGTGGTGGTGCTAGAGAAGCGCGATCGTATAACTCGCAACAATGTGCTGCATCTGTGGCCGTTTGTCATCACGGATCTGAGGAATCTAGGTGCCAAGAAGTTCTATGGCAAGTTCTGTGCGGGCTCCATTGACCACATCTCCATCAGGCAGTTGCAGTGCATGCTTCTCAAGGTGGCTCTGTTGCTGGGAGTTGAGATACACGAGGGTGTCGGCTTCGATCATCCCGTGGAGCCGAGCGGCGATGGCACCGGTTGGCATGCAGCGGTCACGCCAGCGGATCATGCGGTGTCAAACTATGAATTCGATGTACTGATCGGTGCCGATGGCAAGCGTAATATGCTTGATTTCAGACGCAAGGAGTTTCGCGGCAAGCTGGCCATTGCCATAACGGCCAATTTTATCAACAAAAAGACCGAGGCGGAGGCCAAGGTGGAGGAGATAAGCGGTGTGGCCTTTATATTCAATCAGGCCTTCTTCAAGGAGCTGTACAGTCGAACGGGCATTGATCTCGAAAACATTGTCTACTACAAGGATGAGACGCATTATTTTGTGATGACCGCCAAAAAGCACAGCCTGATCGATAAAGGTGTCATTATTGAGGACATGGCCGATCCCGCCGAGCTGCTAGCGCCCGCCAATGTGGACACCCAGAAGCTCCATGACTACGCACGCGAGGCTGCCGAATTCTCCACGCAATATCAAATGCCCAATTTGGAGTTTGCTGTGAATCATTATGGTAAGCCGGATGTGGCCATGTTCGATTTTACCTCCATGTTTGCTGCCGAGATGTCCTGCCGTGCTTTGGTACGTAAGGGCTGCCGACTACTTCAGTGCCTCGTGGGTGACAGTCTGCTGGAGCCTTTCTGGCCCACTGGATCGGGCTGTGCTCGTGGTTTTCTGTCTAGCATGGATGCTGCATATGCCATCAAGCTGTGGTCAAATCCGCAGAACAGCACCTTAGGCGTTCTGGCACAGCGTGAAAGCATCTACCGATTGCTTAATCAGACCACACCGGATACTCTGCAACGTGATATCAGCGCCTACACTGTGGATCCGGCCACACGATATCCGAACCTCAATCGCGAATCGGTGAATAGCTGGCAAGTAAAGCATCTTATTGACACCGATGATCCCTCAATACTGGAGCAGACTTTTATGGACACGCACGCGATCCAATTGCCACATGTCGAGACGCCGGGCAGACGCAAGCGTCGCAGTGGAG ATACTCTTCCACAAGGTGCCACTTTGCTACGCTGGATAAGCGCACAGCTGGCTGCCTTTCAGTTTGCCGCTGATCTCAAGGAGCCCTCGGATGTGTTTCGCAATGGCCGTGTGCTGTGCGCCCTAATCAATCG GTATCGACCCGATCTTATTGATTATGCTGCCACCAAGGACATGAGTCCGCTAGAGTGCAATGAGCTGGCTTTTGCCGTGCTGGAACGTGAGTTGCACATTGATCGCGTTATGAGCGCCAAGCAATCCCTCGAACTGACCGATGTTGAGTCGCGTATCTGGCTCAACTATATGGACCAAATCTGTGAGCTGTTTCGCGGCGAGATACCACACATTAAGCATCCCAAGATGGACTTTAGTGACCTGCGTCAAAAGTATCGCATCAATCATACGCACGCCCCGCCGGACTTCTCCAAGCTGCTGCAGACAAAGGCCAAGGCCAAGTCGCCCATGCAGGATGCCGTCGATGTACCCACAACTGTACAGCGACGCTCTGTGCTGGAGGAGGAGCGCGCCAAGCGACAACGCCGCCACGAGCAGCTCTTGAACAGTGGCGGCGTTGCCGCTGGCGCCGCTGCAGCCAGCAGCGCGGGTAGCAGCAACTTACAACAGG CTCAAAGTGATACGCCGCGTCGCTCGAAGAAACGTCGCCAGGCTGATAAAACGGCGAACATT GAGGAGCGCCAGCAGCGCCTGCAAGAGATCGAGGAGAATCGTCATGATCGCATGAGCAGGCGACGCCAGCAGCGTTTCCATCAGACGCAGAATTTCTACAAGAgtctgcaactgctgcaggcGGGCAAATTACTGCGCGAGGGCGATGGTGTAGCTGAGGGCGTGGCCGAGGATGGCACACCCTTTGAGGACTATTCAATATTCCTGTATCGGCAGCAGGCACCCGTATTTAACGATCGCGTCAAGGAGCTTGAACGCAAGCTTCTGTTTCCC GATCGCGAACGTGGTGACATACCCTCAGCGGTGCCACGGAATGCTGCCGATGAGCAGTTCAGCGATCGCATCAAGAACATGGAGCAGCGCATGACGGCACGCGCTGGACATGGCAGTGATAAGAAACCCAAAGATCTGATGCGTGCCATTGGCAAGATCGATTCGACTGATTGGAATGTGCGCGAAATCGAAAAAAAGATTGAGTTGTCTAAGAAGACCGAAATACATGGGCCAAAAGGGCGCGAGAAGGTGCCCAAATGGAGCAAAGAGCAGTTCCAAGCGCGTCAGCACAAAATGTCCAAGCCGCAGCGACAGGATTCGCGCGAGGCCGAAAAGTTCAAGGAGATCGATACGACGCTCAAGAATCTGGATAAACAGCTCAAGGAGGGACACAATCTAGACGTGGGGGAGCGCGGACGCAATAAGGTCGCCTCCATTGCTGGACAATTCGTCAAAAAGGATGAAACCAATTCGGATGAGAAGAATGCCAGCAGCAATGccaccaccaacaccaacaacactGTCATACCAAAATCT AGCTCTAAGGTGGCGCTGGCCTTTAAGAAGCAGGCCGCCTCCGAGAAGTGCCGCTTCTGCAAGCAAACTGTTTATCTTATGGAGAAGACCACCGTCGAGGGTCTGGTGCTGCATCGCAATTGCCTTAAGTGTCATCACTGCCACACCAATCTGCGTCTGGGCGGCTATGCCTTTGATCGGGATGATCCGCAGGGTCGCTTCTATTGCACACAACATTTCCGTCTGCCGCCCAAACCCATGCCGCAGCGCGTAAGCAAAGCGAGG AGATCCGCTGCTGCACAGCCTGTTTCACCTGCCGCACAGCAAACCCCAGCAGCtggcgccgccgctgccgctgatgCCGTACAGGCCATGGATACTACGCCGGCAAGAGACCAAGTGGATTTGTTGGAAACCTCAAGAGCCCCTGCCTCGGCCGATGCTATGTCTGATGATGAGGCCAATGTTATTGACGAGCACGAGTGGTCTGGACGCAATTTTCTGCCTGAATCTAACAACGACTCACAGTCGGAGTTGTCCAGTTCAGATGAGTCCGACACAGAGTCCGACTCGGAGATGTTCGAGGAAGCTGACGATTCGCCATTTGGTGCCCAGACCCTGCAGTTGGCATCAGATTGGATTGGCAAACAGTATTGTGAGGATAGCGATGATTCTGACGATTTCTACGATTCTAGTGAAGGCATCGCGG ATGATGGTAAGGACGATACCGAGGGTGAGGAGTTCAAGAAAGCACGGGAGCTGCGCCGCGAGGAAGTACGCCTACAGCCATTGCCCGTCAATTTGCCCACGGATACCGAAACGGAG AAGCTCAAGTTGAATGTAGAGAATAAAGAAAACGTGGAACGAGGTTCCATCAAATCAGCCAACTCCTTTGAGTCGGCCCAAAGTCAGCCGAGCACGCCAGTTGCACCACCCACACGTGCTCAAGTGGAGCAGCTGGAGCGGAATGCGCCGCGAAAATTTAGCAGCGAGATCGAAGCAATTAGCGAAAAGCTATATCACCTGAACAATATGGTCAAAATGAACAAGGATCTGGAAGTGCTTGCTAAGGAAAATCTGGTGAAGAGCGACATATTGCGCAAACTAACGCTTAAGGAGAAATGGTTAGCCGAGAATGCGGCCATAGCTGCTGGCATGGCCAGTCCCATGAAGACGCCAAtagcggctgcagctgcaacagctacTGCACCACCCAAATCCAAGTTTgatgaaaaatatgaaaaggtTGTCAGTCCGCCACAAGCTGTGGTTGAGCCCAAACCCAAGCCCGTCATTGATTTTAATCTGGAGGAATTGAAGCCACGCAAACCCAACTTTGAAGAGCGACCCAAGGAGCTGCTAAAAAAACCAGAAAGTCTAAAGAAGCCGGCGCAGCTGAGTCCCAAGCCGGAGCGCAAAAGCAGCGCCAATGTGAGCCGCTCCAGCAGCATGAAAAGCAATGCTAGTTCCAAGTCCAGTCCGCGTCCGAGAAAGAAGGTACCCCTGCCCAATGACAACAGAATGCAAATCGAGCGTATTCTGGGCACAGTTAAAAAACTACAACGACAGCACAGCAGCGACCAGGATGAGGAAATGGATATAGATGacgatgctgatgctgattcACAAACCAACACACAAATGAGCAGCAAGCTTAAGGAAATTGGTGCCAGTAGCTTTGCGGGTACAATGGATCATATCAAATCACAGCTGGTAATGCCCACGGTGCATACAGCAAACGTGGATCTTTCCAAATATTTTCCCAATCAAAAGGAGGAGAAGAGCAGCTCAGGCAACACAAATAAGAATCAGAAAACCTTGAAGGATGTGGATCTGGCCAAGTATTTTCCTAGCAGCCCGGCGCCGCAACGACGCGCCGTTGATACTGTTGCAGAGCGACTAAAAAAATCGCAAACTGAGGCATCTATACCGCAGTCGCAGGTAGCACAAGAGCCCAAAGATGCGCACTCTAAGACAGAGACCAAGACAAAGCCTGTGCCACCCAAGCGGCAGGCATCATTGAATACTTTCAGTCTGCGCGACCATCAGCTGGATGGCGCGCTAGATTTgagcaagaaaaaaacaccTGTTAAGGTGGCTACCGTATCAAAAACTCCATCCAAGACCACAAGTGCAACGACCTTAGCCAAGGCCACAACCACGCCCAAgggtaaaataaaaatcattaaaaaaattgtgcCCAAAGGCACCAAGGCCAAGaaagcagcggctgctgcagcagctgcagttggcCCGGAAAGTAAGCCAGAGAAGCAGCCGCCACGCGATGAAGCTGAACGCATACTGGACGAGATTTTAGCCGACGGTGAGTCTCGTTCGCCCAGCTCCGATTATCAAAAACTCTTCAATGATGAAAAGTCACCCAGTGATCTCTCGGATAAGATCGAACGTATACTTGAAGAAACGGGCCTTGATCTTGAGCTGGGCTTGCCCCGGCGCAATAGCAAGAAGCTATTGAAAACCAAGTCACTCGGCGAGGGCGACTTTGATTTACAGCCCAAGCGACTAAGTGGCGTGCAAAACATACTCAAGCGCTTCGAATCAATGAGTTCCGTCAACTCGCAGCAAAGCGATGAGCAGGCATCCTTCAAGCTGCGTCGCATGGAGTCCAGCACCAGCAATATGAGCAGTCTAAACCGCTCTCGTGAATCCCTGGTCTCTGCCAGCGATTCCATGAGTGATCTGGAGAGAACTATGGACTATTTGCGCAATGAATGGCGCAACGAGGCAACCAATTTCCTGCAAAAGAAACGCGATAGATTTTTTGCGCAAAAAGAggaacagcaaaagcagctgGAGATAAAACCAGAGCCAGCTCGGGGACATGAGCTGCCCGTGCAATATCGCGACTCCAAGCTGGCCAAGTTCTTTGGTCTGGCGTCCCGCAAATCGCCTGAAAAGCGCAAATCACCcattaaaaaggaaaaatcgCCCAGCAAAAAGAGAACCTCACCgaataaaagccaaaagacAGCTAAGGCTAATAATTCACTAGAAGAGCTCGCTAAGATTAGCAATGCCCGACAGGCAAAGCAAGCGCAAAAGTCGCCAGCAAAAGTCGCCGGGGGGACTGTTAATAAAATTGAACGCAAGATCGAAGTGAGACCCGCAAAGCCAGCCACTCCTGTTCCGGATGACTTCGAGATTTTGGACTTGCTGGATAAAGCCACAGCGGCCAAGGAGCTGGAGCGCTCCCAAACAAAAAGTCCACTCGTAGAAGAGGTTCCACAGCAAACAATTAACGAAGCCGTTAACATAGAAACAGAGACTCCGCCGACGCGTCCTGTGGTCGAGGATATTAAAAACTTGCCCAAGACTGGCTGCGATAAATCGTTAAACAGTTCCCGGCGTGGTTCTCAGTCCAGCCTTGTGCTCTCGCGACGTCAATCGGATATTTCTTTGACCGAAAAACTAAACCTGGATGCTTTGGAGGCACTACACAGCATCGAGATGGAGCGCAATGTGGAGCATGTAGATGAGGTCTTTCAGAGTATGGTCGAGGCAATGGACCAAACGCCAGACAATGTTGTGGATGACGATGTGGATGCCGACTCGTTGTGCACTACCATCAGCAAGAGTCCCAGCGCCCAACCCATTACGGTGGTCAAGCGTGGCAGCTCCGAGGAGCAGAGCATCGAAAAGCTGTTTGGCAACTTTTCCGATGAAATGCTCGTGAATGTGGAGTTTGATTCCAATGATGAACTAATCGGTATAACGCCAAGTGTCAACCCGATTGCCGGCAGCTCCGAGGAACGTGATATTGTTGACAAACTAGATTCACTAGAGCGCGATGAAATACCCATGAGCAGGATGGAGGAACCTAATCGGTttataaacaaagaaaatgcTGGGGTGGACGAGGTGGATAGCGCTCATTTTCCGGCACGCCCACAACGCAGACAAAAAAGCAGCTCTTCGTCCAGTGAACCTACTCTGCCAGTTGCACCACAACGTCTGAAAAAGAAATTGGCCAAGTTGGATCCAGAAAACATGCCGCCTTCGGTGCAGGATTTGCTACAACAACTGCACGTAAAAACGCTGCAGCCGGAGAAGGAAAAGCTGCAGTCTGGAGCTGCTGAAGAAACGCTTAAATTCCCAAGACTTCTTCAAGAAGAGGATGTGGTCGATCATGTAGAGAAGGAGACACCTAAGCCCAAAGAAAATGGCTTAAATAAAGTCAAGTCAGGTCGAATACCAGAGATTCTAATCGAACAGCCACAATCTTCGCTCACGAAATCCGCTGGGAGccaaaataattcaataaaaagcGAAAACTCTTCCCACAGTAGTCTCAATGAGGCACCAAAGCTTGTAACGCCGCCAAAAGTGCGCAGCAAGGAGAATTCGCTCGACTGGGATATGGAGAAGCTGCCCGCCTCACCCATGCCCCGTCGCAAACAGCCCCTGATACCAACCAGCAAGGAGGGCTCTTTGGAATGGGACATGGAAAAGTTGCCCAACAGCCCAATGGCGCCGCGCCGTCGCTTACCCACAAGCAAACAATACGATGTCTCTCCCAGCAGCTCCATTCAGCTGCTCAATAATCTTTCTAGCCTTGATGACGATGCGGAGCGGGCGGAGGAGCGCCTTATCCAAGAATTTGAGCGGGAACGCCGTCAGGCGCTATTAAAACGCGATGAGAGCTttgaagcagcagctgccgagCAGCGTCGTCGCGATTcgcagcagagcagcagcaactccaGCGGTAACAACTCCAACGGCAAGCGTAATCTGCCGCCACCTACGCCTCCACAGACAAGCGTTAGACGTGGTACCACGCAGGCTAGCAGCAGCCGGCGGGAGTCCACCAAGCGAGAGGGCACGCCTCCCATGTTTAAGAAATTAGATTTGGGTGACGACAGCAACTCGACGATAGGCTCCACGTCGGCATCCACGCGACGCAgctcatttgcatttatagAATTACAGGATAATAAGCCGGTGATTGTGCCCATGCCTAAGAAGCTACACCTGCCCAAGCTGGAGGCACCAAAATATGTGCCCGAAGTAAGTGCTGACGATGAGCCAGTGCCGGAAGTCTTTAAGGATCGTGTCTGGCCAAATCAACACATTACAGGAGTGCATCCAGACAGCGAGGACGAAGATGAAGAGCAAGAACTGAAGAATAAATTGCCCGAGTATGCACGTTCCGACTCGCCGCCCTGTGCTGCCTTTGAGAATCGTCAGTGGCCCGATGGCAAAACCATTTTCGAGCAGAGCCAACGCAGCGATTCGCTTGAGGCAGATGATGTGCTCAGCTTACTGAAATCTAAGCGAAGTAGCAACAAGAGATTCAATAACAAGCCACGCTCACAGTCACCACAGCCTTTTAAGCCACTGGCAGCCAGTTCTCGCCAGGAATCCAAATCCTTTAGTGATCTCAAAACTGGAGCGCCTGCGTCTGCGTCCATGCAATCACTATCAGCAAGGTCCAGTCAGGACACAGATACGCGCTCGACCACAGCAACGGTGGCTACCTCGCGTCCATTGAGCTATGTCAACTACGATGAGTCGGTGGATGCCAGCATGCGTGCACTGCTCGATCGTAGCAAGCGGCTCCACAATCGCAAACGCGACTTTGTCAACGAGCGCGTCGTGGAGCGAAATCCCTATATGCGTGATGTCATACGTAGCACGGAGCGGACTAAGGACTATGACTTTGAGCCGGACGAGGAGCTGTCTAGCTATCGACCCCGTCACTATACCAGCAGCATGCCAGCAAAGGCTACGCCAACAACGAGTCGCTTTCCCAGCTCCATCTCCAACTATGCGCGCAGTCCAGCGCCACGCAGCACCTATGATTACCTCAGCAATGTGGGAAACAGCAGCGACTACCTCAGCCGAAGACCCTACTCTGCATTGGGTCCAACAAGTACATCTAGCTTTTATCCGagtacagcagcaacaagcagcaCACATCTCACCGATCTGTTTAGGCGACGCAGTCCCGCCTCCATGTCCAGCTACGGGCGCAGCGATTACGGCCTGCCCGCCAGCAAAGAGTC GTACAAACCGAATCCGAGAGCACATCGCCCGACGAAGTTGAGCTTAACTCTGCAACAGAAATATCCACCGATTCAGAGTTCGACAATGACGAGATCATACGGCAGGCACCAAAAATCTTTATTGACGATACACATCTAA